The sequence below is a genomic window from Bosea sp. F3-2.
GCGCCGCTGAATCCCTGCCGTTCAGAATAATCTCATGGCAGCGCCATTGCTTGGTCGATGAAGCTCAACATAAACTCGCAATTGCAGCTTCCTGCTCAAAAACCTGTACAACGGAGCATATCATGCTCGATACGATCGATCGTCGGATTCTCTCGGTGCTCCGCGAGGATGGGCGGATCACCAATCAGGATCTTTCACAGCGTGTCGGCCTGTCGCCGACACCTTGCCTGCGCCGCCTCAAGAGGCTCGAAGAAACCGGCGTCATCCAGGGCTACACGGCAGTCGTCGATCCCAAGGCCTATGGCCTGCCCTTCAGCGTCTTTGTCTCCGTGCGTCTCACCCAGCAGAACCAGGAGCAGATCGCCGAGTTCGAGAAGGCCGTGGAAAGCTGGAGCGAGGTCGCCGAATGCTACCTCATGACCGGCTCGCAGGACTATCTGCTACGCGTCGTCACCGACGGCATCGAAGGCTATGAGCGCTTTCTCAAACAGAAGGCGACGCGGCTGAAATGCATCCAATCGGTCGAATCCAACTTCGCGCTGGCGACGATCAAGAAGCGTTCCGGCCTGCCGCCGATCTAGGGTCTGACCTCGTCAGACGCCGCGATCCATGGCGCGCCGAACGACCTGGGTGACCTCGCTGTTCGACAGGAACAGATCGTGGCGCAGCATGCTCCAGCCGCGGCCTGAAGTATCCGCGACACGCACGCCCAGCGCATCGAGGCGCGAGCGGTCGGCCGCGCCGGCGCGCGCGACGCCGCCGGCGATGCGCGCCGAGACCGCCAGGGCCCGGTCACCCGGATCGATGATCACGGTCATGCGCTGCGCCAGCGGGCCGAGCTTCTTCACCGTCTGCTCGAAGGCGTCGATGTCGACATCGGGCGAGGCCAGCACGACGGAGCCAATCCGGGCATAGACGTCCTGGGAATCGCGCAATTCGCGCAGCCCCTCAAGGGTGAGGAAGGTTCCCATCGAGTGTGCGACGATGTGGATGCGCCCGATAGTGGGATTGCCGACAAGCGCCTGCAGGGTCTGGGCGAATCCGTCGCGTGACCAGAGCGCGCTCTCGCGATCATAGGCATAGTCGAAGAGCTTGCCGCCGGACGGCCAGGTGAACAGCGCGGTGCGCCCCTGAAACTCGAGCGAATGCGAGAGCTGGCCGGCGCTGCGAGCCGCCGATTCGAAGGTCTCGTTGAAGCCGTGGACATAGAGCAGCACGTCACGGCCATTGGCAGCGTCAGAGAAGGCGCGCGGGGCGTCATTGGTGACCTCGCGACCGACGCCGAGCACGGCCCAGTCGCCGCTGACGGCAGAGGAGACACGCCCCGAGATGCCCCTTCCCGGCGGCGACAGGCGCACCTCGGCGAAGGTGAGCGGCCCGCGATCGGTGCCGAAATAGGGCGCGGCATTGCCGACCGACCTGCGCGTCGTCATCACCAGCAACCGCGGATCCTTGCCGAGCGCCGAGGCATCCGCGCGCTCCGGCTCGGCGAAAGGCGAAACGCTCGCTTCGCTCTGGGCGCAGGCGGCGAGCCCGAGCGGCAGCAACGCTGCCAGCGCGAGCGAACGGCATGAAAAGTCGCGCCTCGTGACAGGCATGGTGGCAGGCATCCAAGATCGATCGTGAGAGGCCAAATGGCCAACCGGCCCTTAAGGGCAGGCTAACGCGGCCAGAATGGGGCAGCCCTGCGGCCTAGAGGCTGTTATGACCCCTGGAAGTGATTTGACGCCGGCGATTTTGCGCGAATGCCAGGAGTTCGAGGACGCAAACCTTTCGGTTTGCTACGAAGAACGACACAGCAGTCGCGCAAAAGCGCCGCGCCCTGCGGGTGAGGTGAAAACCGCAGAGCTGCAGCGTCGCACCGCTTGCCGATACGGGCGTATCGGCCGCGCGATGCTCCTCCCATCTCTGCGGTTTTGACCTCATCAAATCACTCCCAGGGGTCATAACAGCCTCTAGCTGCGCGGATCGCCGGCCGTTGCAGCGATGTGACATCATCGACCGCCGGACAGGATCGTCACCGGCGCGGTCACGACCAGTCCGACGGTCGACCCCACGGTGCCGACGACGCCGCCGGCGATGTCGCCGAGCCGGTCGCCGAATTGCGGCCCGGCGAAACCGATGCCTCGATCCTGCCGTAGCCTTTCGCCGATAAGCTGCACGACCTTGGGCGATGAGGCGAACTTGTCGTGGCTCAGGCTGTCGCCAGACGCGACCGCCGAGATGTCGATGATCCGCACGTCGAGCTTCTGCAGTTCGGCAATGATCTCGGTATCCTTCGCGGAGACGGCACCGAGCCTGGTCTTGTCGCCCGCGAAGCGGCGCGAGAAGTCGAGCGCCTTGTCGTCGGACGAGACGAAAACGGTGATCGGCCGCCGGATCTGGGCCATCTGCGTCTTGAAGACATCGAGATCGACATCAGGCGCGGCGAGCATGACGTCGCGCAGCTTGCCGCCAAAAGTCCCATCGCCGCGGATCGCGGCCTGGCGCAGCGTCTCCAGCGTCAGCAGTGTGCCCATGGAGTGCGCGAGGATATCCATGCGCGAGGAGCCGAGATCGCGCGCAATGCCACGCAGATTGGCCTCGAGGAAATCGCGCGAATAGTAGGCGCTCTCGCGGTCATAGGGATAGGCGAGGAGTTCGCCGCGCGAGGGCCAGGAAAACAGCACCGGCACGCCCTTGAAGCCGGAATCATAGACGATCTGGGCGAAGCGATAGACCGCATCAGCGAAGTTCGTGTTGTAGCCGTGGACGAAGACGAGCACGTCGCGCTGATTGGCCGGACGGCGCTGGAGCTCCTTGCGTACGTCCGAGATCACGGGCGCGAGGTCGAGCCGCTGGACATAGGTCGCAGTGAAATGCTTCGCCGGATCGCCCGGCCCCGAGCTCGGCAGCTCGAGATTGCCGGGCTTGTGGCTGCGAGGCACGGTGATGTCGAGCCGGGCAAAGGAGAGCTTGGTCGCACGCTCGCCACTGAAATAGACCGGCTGCGCCGAGGGCTCGCGCGTCGTCGCGACATAGATCTCGACGGTGCCGGCAATATCGGCGGACGGTGCCTGTGTGAGTTCCAGCGTGCGCGGCGTGGCGCAGGCTGTGAGGGCCAACGGCAGCAACAACGCCAACACGACGGCACGAAACCGCATCACCACTCCAGTCATCGCCAAGTCGTCTCATCCAAAGCCAAAATCTTCAAGGTGCATGCATGACACAGTGATGAAGCAAGTGATGTGCGGGATACCTTGTCGGCCTCGTCAGCGGCTTGCTAACTGACGGCATGGCCAACCGTATCTCTCCTGCCGACTCGCTCGGCGACGCGCTCCTCGCTGGCGAACGTGCTGCGCTCGCCCGCGCGATCACGCTGGCGGAATCGCGCCGCGCCGACCATCGCGAACAGGCCCGGGCGCTGATCCAGAGGCTGCTGCCCCATACCGGCCGCGCCATCCGCGTCGGCATCACCGGCGTGCCGGGCGTCGGCAAATCGACGACGATCGACGCACTCGGCAGCTACCTCACGGCTAAGGGCCACAAGGTCGCCGTGCTCGCGGTCGATCCCTCCTCGACCCGTACCGGCGGCTCGATCCTCGGCGACAAGACACGGATGGCGCGCCTCTCCGTCGACCCGAACGCCTATATCCGCCCCTCGCCGTCTTCCGGCACGCTCGGCGGCGTCGCGGCCAAGACGCGCGAAACGATGCTGCTCTGCGAGGCCGCTGGTTTCGACGTCATCCTGGTCGAAACGGTGGGTGTCGGGCAGTCGGAAACGGCCGTCGCCGATCTCACTGATTTCTTCCTCGTGCTGATGCTGCCCAATGCCGGCGACGAGTTGCAGGGCATCAAGAAGGGCATCATCGAGCTCGCCGACATGATCGCGGTCAACAAGGCCGACGGCGCCGGTGCGACAGCGGCCCGTGCGGCGGCGGCACAGTACAGGGCCGCGCTCCATATCCTCGCGCCTACGTCGACGCTCTGGAGTACGCCCGTGGTGACGATCTCGGGGCTGACCGGCGAAGGGCTCGACGCGCTCTGGGCAAAGATCGAGGATTACCGCGCCCGCTTCGAGGCCAAGGGCCTGATCGCCGAGAAGCGCCGGCGCCAGGACGTCAAGTGGATGTGGGCGCTGGTGCAGGATCGGCTGCAGGCCAAGCTCAGGCACGACCCCACGCTGAAGGCTCGCACGCCGGAGCTGGAAGCCGCCGTCTCATCTGGCAAGCTCGCCCCGACGCTCGCCGCCGAGGAGATCGCGCGAGCGCTCGGGCTCTAGCTGGATTTTCATGGAAACGGTCCCGTCATTCCGGACAAGCCGCGACAGCGGCGCCGATCCGGAATCCATCATAGGGCACAGCGCTCGACGATGGATTCCGGGGCAAGCCCGGAATGACGGCGCGTTTCCGGGAAAAGTCAGCGGGCTCTAGCCGGCGCAGGCCGTATCTCACGTGTTCGCCGCGGCGACGGTTCCAAATCGGGACAGCGGGACTGGCACGGCGCTTGATCGCGGCGGGACCGAAGAGGAGGTTCCATGGTGCTTTCGCGGCGCGGTTTCCTGATAGCTGGCCTGATCGGCCCGGCGGGGTTTCACCTGCCGGCCAATGCGCAATCGGCGTCGCCGCCTCGCGGCCCACTCGGTCATCTCGGTCTGGACGCCAGCCTGTTCGGGCTGCGGCCAGGCGCGTCGGAGGACCAGTCGCAGCGGTTCCAGGCGGCGCTGAGCGAAGCCGCGAAGCGCAACGCACCGCTCTTGGTGCCACCTGGGCGCTATCGTCTCGGCTCCGTCCAGCTGCCGGACGGCACGAGTATCGTTGGTGTGCCGGGTGAGACCCGCCTCGTGACCGCGAGCGGCGGCCCGCTGCTTGTCGCCAATAACATCGCCCGCGCAAATCTGACCGGCCTTGCCTTCGACGGGCTCGACATCCCCTCGCCCCAGCGCGGCGGCCTAGTGACTGGCAACAATATCGGCGCGATCACCATTTCTGATTGCGACTTCGCCAAGGCCGGCTCGGTCGGGCTGGTGCTCAACCGCTGCGGCGGACGCATCACCATGAGCCGCTTCCGCGGCATGTGCGATTCGGCCCTGTTCTCGCTCGACTCAGGCGGCCTCGTCATCGAACAGAACGATGTCGAGGAATGCGGCAACAACGGCATCCAGATCTGGCGGAGCCAGCCCGGCGACGACCGCTCGATCGTGCGCGGCAATCGCGTCAGCCGCATTCGCGCCGACGCCGGCGGCGACGGGCCGAACGGCAACGGCATCAGTCTCTACCGGGCCGGCGGCGTGATCATCGAGGGCAATCAGCTGCGCGACTGCGCCATGACCTTCATCCGCAACAATTCCGGCTCCGGCGTGCAGATCCTCGGCAACCAGGGCCGCCGCTGCGGCGAAGCGGCGCTCTACGCCGAATTCGCCTTCGAGGGCACGATCATGGCGAATAATCTGGTCGAGGACTGCGCGCAGGGCGCCAACATCACCAATCTCGACCATGGCGGGCGCATCGCGGTCTTCGCCAACAACATCATCCGCAATGCCCGACGCGCCATCGCGCCGAATGGCAAGCAACCGGTCGGCGGCATCGGTGTCCATGTCGAGGCCGAAGCGGCGGTCACCGGCAACGTCATCGAGAATGCGAGCGAGATCGGCATCTCGCTCGGCTGGTCCTGGGGGATGCGCAATCTCGTGGCGACCGGCAATGTCGTGCGCAAGACCGGCATCGGCATCGCGGTCTCGCTGGTGCCGAAGGAGCGCAACGCCCTGATCGCCAACAACCTCATCGACGCGGCGCGCGACGGCGCCATCGTCGGCACGGAATACGGCAAGCCGGTCACCGGCGATCTGGCCAAGGCGCCTGACGCGAAGGCGTCAGGCATCAGGATCGAGAACAACGCGGTGCATTGACCTGCTTCAGGCAGCCGGGGCGCGGATCCGCCCGACCTCGATGCCGTTCCAGTTCTTCAGCACGGTCTCGCGCAACGGCGCGAAGGCGGTCTGCGTCGCCTCGTCCATCGGCAGGAAGCGGGCGATCAACGCACCGAGCGCGACTTCCGCGGCGCGGCCAGCGCCGTCATCGCATTTCAGCGCGATGCCGTAGCCGAGCTCCGGCAACGCGGCGCAGTAGACGCCCTCAGCCCCGGTCTTGGTGAAAGCGCGCGCGCCCAGCAGTTCCATCAGCCGCGTGTCGTAACGATCGGTGCCGGCCACCATGAAGGGGTGGGCTGCAGCGGCGGCGAGGATGCGTGCGGCGGCCTTGGCTCGCTCGGGGCCGAAGCTGCGGCCAGTGCCGAAACGCGCGAAGCCGTGCGCCAGCGCCTTGAGCGGCACGGCGTAGGAGGGAATCGAGCAGCCGTCTATGCCCATGCGGTCGCTGGAATGCTCGGCGCCGGTCACCTCTTCAAGGGCGCCGCGCACCGCCCGCTGGACGGCATGACCCTGCTTCACATAGCCGGCAGGATCCTCGTCCAGGCTGCAGGAGAGGCAGACGAAGCCGGCATGCTTGCCGGAGCAGTTGTTGTTGAGCGCGCTCGGCTCGGCGCCTGATTTCGCCAGGGCACGCGCCGCGGCCTCGCCCATCGGCCAATGCGCGCCGCATTCCAGGCAACCGGCGTCGCGGCCCGCCTTCTTCAGCATCGCGAGCGAGGTCTCGGCATGCAGCGGTTCGCCGGAATGGGACGATACGGCCAGCGCGATCTCTGCCTCCGTCAGGCCGTAACGGTCGGCCGCACCGCTTTCCAGCAGAGGCAGGGCCTGGATCGCTTTCACCGCCGAACGTGGGAAAACCGGCCGCTCGATGTCTCCCGCCGCGAAGACGACGCCGCCATCGGCATCGATGACGATCGCAGACCCCCGATGACGCGACTCGACGACGTTGCCGCGCGTGACTTCGGCGAGGACGGGGTTTTCCATGGCGACCTCCAGATTCCGCTTGCTGCGGATTGCCGCTTTTGGCGCCGGCCGCGTCCCCTGTCAAAAGCGCTGGCGGAAACCGCAAACGGCTGCCACCGTAGGCCCATCAGCCGTGCCTTCTCCGAGCAGGATACCGATGTCGCCGGACTACGAGACCGAATACAACAACCGCGCCCGCGTGCCGGAACACCCCGGCATCATCGCCGGCTGGCAGACGGACGCCGCCGCTTATCGCGCAACCGCACTGTGCGAGCTCGGCGTCTCCTATGGCGAAGGCGAGCGGCAGCTCTACGACCTGTTCAAGCCGGAAACGATCCTCGGCAATGCGCTCGTCATGTTCATCCACGGCGGCTACTGGCAGGCGCTCGACCGCAGCTTCTTCTCACACATGGCCCGCGGGCTGAACCAGCTCGGGCTGCCCGTCGCCGTCGTCGGCTACGATCTCTGCCCGCAAGTCCATCTCGGCCATATCGTCTGGGAGTTGCAGCAGGCTGCGGCGGCACTCTGGCGGCGCTTCAACCTGCCGGTCATCGCGACCGGCCACTCCGCCGGCGGGCACCTCAGCGCCTGCACGCTGGCCACCGACTGGAAGAATGTCGCTGCCGACTTGCCCGAGCACCTCGTGCCGGCGGCCTATGGCATCTCCGGCCTCTACAATCTGAAGCCACTGACCGAGACGAGCATCAACACGGCGCTCGGCCTCAGCATGGAAGCGGCAGAGCTCGAAAGCCCGCTGTTCTGGTCGGCGCCATCGCGGCTGACGATGGACGCCGTGGTCGGGGGAGAGGAGAGCGCCGAATACCACAAGCAGAGCCGCCGGCTCGTCGATGTCTGGGGGCTGGAAGGCGTGACGACGCGCTATGAGGAGATCCCCGGCGCCAACCATTTCACGGTCATCACCGGGCTGACGGACCCGGACAATGCGATGACCCGGCGCATCGCGACGCTCGCGGGCGCTTGATCTCACCGCATCGAGGATCGCCTCTGTTTCGGCATCGGCTTCGTCCGAAAACCGCATTTCACTTTTCGGGCCGATGCCTTATCCAGACCGCATCAGAGTTTCGGAGCGCGCAATGCAGACCTTCTTCGTCGAGATCAAATGCAAACTCGGCAAGACCTATGAGGTCGCCAGCGAGCTGGCCGATCGCGAGATCGCTTCCGAGATCTACTCGACCGCCGGCAACTACGACATCCTCGCCAAGTTCCACGTCAGCGCGGATGTCGATATCGGCCATTTCGTCGCGCAGAAGGTGCAGTCGATCCCCGAGATCGCCGACACGCACACCATCATCACCTTCAAGGCGTTCTAAGTCGCTTCTCCGGTCGCCTCCGTCGCAAGCGGAAACCGTCATTGCGAGGAGCGAAGCGACGAAGCAATCCAGGGGGACTGGGCTGAAGCGTTCTACCCAGTCCCCCTGGATTGCTTCGCTGCGCTCGCAATGACGAAACCCGGTCGCCGCGCCAGAAGGCAATCGTCGCATCGAGGCGGCGGGTACCGCTGAGATTTTGACTCAACACGCTTGTTCTTCGCTTTCAGGAACCGATTCTCGAATTGCGCCAACGGGTTGTCGTCTCTGGCTCACAAGGCGGTTCACCTCGTTTACAGATTGATTCAATCGGCCGCAGCCCAATCTTCACGCGCGCTGCGGTGGCCGAAGCATCAGGGCCATTGGGTGAACAATCTGCCCGGGTCGCGGCATGAGCGCTTCTCCTCCCCCTTTGTGGGGAGGAGAGAGAGGTGGGGGTCGAGCGACCGGGTGAGCGCTCATTCGCCGGCCGCTCACCAAGCGGCGCCACCCCCATCCCCCTCCCTTCCCCACAAGGGGGAAGGGAGGCGCTTGGCGCCGTCGACATCGGGAGACTTCACCCGATTGCCCTGGCGGCAGCAGCCTTCCGACTTGACGCCGCATAGCCTTTCGCGCGACCAGCATTCTTCGGACTGCAGGGACCACGGCGCCATGAAAAGCACGCTTTCCTCCGATCTGCGCTCGGGCGCGCTCGTCTATCACCGCCAGCCCCGGCCCGGTAAGCTGGAGATCCAGGCGACCAAGCCGCTCGGCAACCAGCGCGACCTGGCGCTGGCCTACTCGCCCGGCGTCGCCGCCGCCTGCGAGGCCATCGTCGACGACCCGTCGGAAGCCGCCGAGCTCACCTCCCGCCAGAACCTCGTCGCCGTCATCACCAACGGCACGGCCGTGCTCGGCCTCGGCGATATCGGCCCGCTGGCCTCCAAGCCGGTGATGGAAGGCAAGGCGGTCCTCTTCAAGAAGTTCGCCGGCATCGACTGCTTCGACATCGAGGTCGAGCAGAAGAACATCGAGAAATTCGTCGAGGTCGTCGCGGCGCTGGAGCCGACCTTCGGCGGCATCAACCTCGAGGATATCAAGGGGCCGGAGTGCTTCGAGATCGAGGAGCAGCTCAAGGCCCGGATGAAGATCCCGGTCTTCCACGACGACCAGCACGGCACGGCGATCATCGTCGGCGCGGCCGTCCTCAACGGGCTTGACCTCGCCGCCAAGAAGATCGCCGACGTCAAGATCGTCGTCTCGGGCGCGGGCGCCGCGGCGCTGGCCTGCCTCAACCTGCTCGTCGAGCTCGGCGCGCAGCGCAAGAACATCTGGGTCACCGACCTCGACGGCGTGGTCTACAAGGGCCGCAACACGCTGATGGACCGCTGGAAGGAGGTCTACGCCCAGGAAACCGACGCCCGGACCCTTGCCGAAGTGATCGGCGGCGCCGACGTCTTCCTCGGCCTTTCAGCCGCCGGCGTGCTCAAGC
It includes:
- a CDS encoding Lrp/AsnC family transcriptional regulator, whose amino-acid sequence is MLDTIDRRILSVLREDGRITNQDLSQRVGLSPTPCLRRLKRLEETGVIQGYTAVVDPKAYGLPFSVFVSVRLTQQNQEQIAEFEKAVESWSEVAECYLMTGSQDYLLRVVTDGIEGYERFLKQKATRLKCIQSVESNFALATIKKRSGLPPI
- a CDS encoding alpha/beta hydrolase, with product MPVTRRDFSCRSLALAALLPLGLAACAQSEASVSPFAEPERADASALGKDPRLLVMTTRRSVGNAAPYFGTDRGPLTFAEVRLSPPGRGISGRVSSAVSGDWAVLGVGREVTNDAPRAFSDAANGRDVLLYVHGFNETFESAARSAGQLSHSLEFQGRTALFTWPSGGKLFDYAYDRESALWSRDGFAQTLQALVGNPTIGRIHIVAHSMGTFLTLEGLRELRDSQDVYARIGSVVLASPDVDIDAFEQTVKKLGPLAQRMTVIIDPGDRALAVSARIAGGVARAGAADRSRLDALGVRVADTSGRGWSMLRHDLFLSNSEVTQVVRRAMDRGV
- a CDS encoding alpha/beta hydrolase, with the translated sequence MRFRAVVLALLLPLALTACATPRTLELTQAPSADIAGTVEIYVATTREPSAQPVYFSGERATKLSFARLDITVPRSHKPGNLELPSSGPGDPAKHFTATYVQRLDLAPVISDVRKELQRRPANQRDVLVFVHGYNTNFADAVYRFAQIVYDSGFKGVPVLFSWPSRGELLAYPYDRESAYYSRDFLEANLRGIARDLGSSRMDILAHSMGTLLTLETLRQAAIRGDGTFGGKLRDVMLAAPDVDLDVFKTQMAQIRRPITVFVSSDDKALDFSRRFAGDKTRLGAVSAKDTEIIAELQKLDVRIIDISAVASGDSLSHDKFASSPKVVQLIGERLRQDRGIGFAGPQFGDRLGDIAGGVVGTVGSTVGLVVTAPVTILSGGR
- the meaB gene encoding methylmalonyl Co-A mutase-associated GTPase MeaB, whose product is MANRISPADSLGDALLAGERAALARAITLAESRRADHREQARALIQRLLPHTGRAIRVGITGVPGVGKSTTIDALGSYLTAKGHKVAVLAVDPSSTRTGGSILGDKTRMARLSVDPNAYIRPSPSSGTLGGVAAKTRETMLLCEAAGFDVILVETVGVGQSETAVADLTDFFLVLMLPNAGDELQGIKKGIIELADMIAVNKADGAGATAARAAAAQYRAALHILAPTSTLWSTPVVTISGLTGEGLDALWAKIEDYRARFEAKGLIAEKRRRQDVKWMWALVQDRLQAKLRHDPTLKARTPELEAAVSSGKLAPTLAAEEIARALGL
- a CDS encoding TIGR03808 family TAT-translocated repetitive protein, with the protein product MVLSRRGFLIAGLIGPAGFHLPANAQSASPPRGPLGHLGLDASLFGLRPGASEDQSQRFQAALSEAAKRNAPLLVPPGRYRLGSVQLPDGTSIVGVPGETRLVTASGGPLLVANNIARANLTGLAFDGLDIPSPQRGGLVTGNNIGAITISDCDFAKAGSVGLVLNRCGGRITMSRFRGMCDSALFSLDSGGLVIEQNDVEECGNNGIQIWRSQPGDDRSIVRGNRVSRIRADAGGDGPNGNGISLYRAGGVIIEGNQLRDCAMTFIRNNSGSGVQILGNQGRRCGEAALYAEFAFEGTIMANNLVEDCAQGANITNLDHGGRIAVFANNIIRNARRAIAPNGKQPVGGIGVHVEAEAAVTGNVIENASEIGISLGWSWGMRNLVATGNVVRKTGIGIAVSLVPKERNALIANNLIDAARDGAIVGTEYGKPVTGDLAKAPDAKASGIRIENNAVH
- a CDS encoding asparaginase, producing the protein MENPVLAEVTRGNVVESRHRGSAIVIDADGGVVFAAGDIERPVFPRSAVKAIQALPLLESGAADRYGLTEAEIALAVSSHSGEPLHAETSLAMLKKAGRDAGCLECGAHWPMGEAAARALAKSGAEPSALNNNCSGKHAGFVCLSCSLDEDPAGYVKQGHAVQRAVRGALEEVTGAEHSSDRMGIDGCSIPSYAVPLKALAHGFARFGTGRSFGPERAKAAARILAAAAAHPFMVAGTDRYDTRLMELLGARAFTKTGAEGVYCAALPELGYGIALKCDDGAGRAAEVALGALIARFLPMDEATQTAFAPLRETVLKNWNGIEVGRIRAPAA
- a CDS encoding alpha/beta hydrolase, whose protein sequence is MSPDYETEYNNRARVPEHPGIIAGWQTDAAAYRATALCELGVSYGEGERQLYDLFKPETILGNALVMFIHGGYWQALDRSFFSHMARGLNQLGLPVAVVGYDLCPQVHLGHIVWELQQAAAALWRRFNLPVIATGHSAGGHLSACTLATDWKNVAADLPEHLVPAAYGISGLYNLKPLTETSINTALGLSMEAAELESPLFWSAPSRLTMDAVVGGEESAEYHKQSRRLVDVWGLEGVTTRYEEIPGANHFTVITGLTDPDNAMTRRIATLAGA
- a CDS encoding Lrp/AsnC ligand binding domain-containing protein, with protein sequence MQTFFVEIKCKLGKTYEVASELADREIASEIYSTAGNYDILAKFHVSADVDIGHFVAQKVQSIPEIADTHTIITFKAF